The following are encoded together in the Flavobacterium haoranii genome:
- a CDS encoding DUF3810 domain-containing protein, whose translation MQKINRKYILPLFLLVQIVVVKTLGRFPAFIEEYYSKGWYEKIAWFNRTVFGSIPFSFGDIIYSVLIILLIRWIWMNRKGFFKNWKTNGLTVLSWISVFYFFFHVLWGMNYYRIPLHEKLNIEKEYTEEELIAFTEKMIAKTNALQLQLSGNDSTAVNVPYSNEEIFELAQNGYKNLPQALQEFQYENKSIKPSLLRYLLSYMGFGGYLNPFTNEAQVNTLKPNFTLPMTTCHEMGHQVGIGSESECNFIGFVTATHNEDLYFQYSAYSIITRYCLANLEQIEEGKGKLYFEKLNKGVVKNYDEHEAFWEKYHTPIDTFFEFFYNNFLKANQQEGIVSYSKFVGLAIGFERVDSVQ comes from the coding sequence ATGCAAAAAATAAACCGAAAATACATCCTTCCTTTATTCTTATTGGTTCAAATAGTTGTGGTGAAAACACTCGGACGATTTCCAGCATTTATTGAGGAATATTACAGCAAAGGATGGTATGAAAAAATAGCTTGGTTCAACCGAACAGTTTTTGGAAGTATTCCGTTTTCTTTTGGCGATATCATTTATAGCGTACTGATTATTTTATTGATTCGCTGGATTTGGATGAACAGAAAAGGCTTTTTCAAAAATTGGAAAACCAACGGATTGACCGTTTTAAGTTGGATTTCGGTTTTCTATTTCTTCTTTCACGTGTTATGGGGAATGAATTATTACCGAATTCCGTTACATGAAAAACTAAATATCGAAAAAGAATACACCGAGGAAGAATTAATAGCTTTTACTGAAAAGATGATTGCCAAAACAAATGCGTTACAACTGCAATTATCTGGAAATGATTCTACCGCAGTGAATGTTCCGTATTCGAATGAAGAAATATTTGAATTGGCACAAAACGGTTATAAAAACTTACCGCAAGCGTTACAAGAATTTCAGTACGAAAACAAAAGCATTAAACCTTCGCTTTTACGATATTTGCTAAGTTATATGGGCTTTGGTGGTTATTTGAATCCGTTTACGAATGAAGCGCAAGTCAATACCTTAAAACCCAACTTTACTTTACCGATGACCACTTGCCATGAAATGGGACACCAAGTGGGAATTGGAAGCGAAAGTGAATGTAATTTTATTGGTTTTGTTACGGCAACACATAATGAAGATTTGTATTTTCAATATTCGGCTTATAGTATTATTACGCGCTATTGCTTAGCGAATTTAGAACAAATAGAAGAAGGAAAAGGAAAATTGTATTTTGAAAAGCTTAACAAAGGTGTTGTAAAAAACTATGACGAACATGAAGCTTTTTGGGAAAAATACCACACACCTATTGATACTTTTTTTGAATTTTTCTACAACAACTTTTTAAAAGCCAACCAACAAGAAGGAATTGTGAGTTATAGTAAGTTTGTGGGATTAGCGATTGGTTTTGAGAGAGTTGACAGTGTTCAGTAG
- a CDS encoding lysophospholipid acyltransferase family protein: protein MGLFKRNPFGHILFLKKWLIRIAGALTHKRYRGFNQLHIEGSEIIRSLPDRNVLFISNHQTYFADVVAMFHVFNAALKGRENNIKNVGYLWNPKLNMYYVAAKETMQSGLLPKIMAYAGSISVERTWRAEGKDLEKHEQKQVKLSDFRNIEKALNDGWVITFPQGTTRSFKPVRKGTAHIILHHKPIVVPIVIDGFRRSFDRKGLRIKKKGILQSFVIKEPLQIDYETETVDSLVEKIEFAIEQHPSLLKVIPTEVLEEQAKLDQERQWRY from the coding sequence AAAATGGTTAATCCGGATAGCAGGAGCATTAACACATAAACGCTATAGAGGATTTAATCAGTTACATATTGAAGGTTCTGAAATTATTAGAAGTCTTCCAGATAGAAATGTTTTATTTATTTCTAACCACCAGACTTATTTTGCTGATGTAGTAGCAATGTTTCATGTTTTTAATGCAGCGTTAAAAGGAAGAGAAAATAATATTAAGAATGTAGGTTACCTGTGGAATCCTAAATTAAACATGTATTATGTTGCTGCAAAAGAAACCATGCAATCGGGATTATTACCTAAAATTATGGCATATGCAGGTTCAATTTCTGTAGAAAGAACTTGGCGTGCAGAAGGAAAAGATTTAGAAAAACACGAGCAAAAGCAAGTAAAATTATCTGATTTTAGAAATATTGAGAAAGCATTAAATGATGGTTGGGTAATTACTTTTCCACAAGGAACTACGCGTTCATTTAAACCTGTGCGTAAAGGAACAGCTCACATTATTTTGCATCATAAACCCATAGTTGTTCCTATTGTAATTGATGGTTTTCGTCGATCGTTTGATAGAAAAGGATTACGAATTAAGAAAAAAGGTATTTTGCAATCTTTTGTAATTAAAGAACCTCTTCAAATTGATTATGAAACCGAAACGGTTGATAGTTTAGTTGAAAAAATTGAATTTGCAATTGAACAACATCCTTCTCTTTTAAAAGTTATTCCAACAGAAGTTTTAGAAGAACAAGCGAAATTAGATCAAGAGCGACAATGGAGATATTAA
- a CDS encoding ABC transporter ATP-binding protein, producing the protein MDELEILKRDWKNKENSFNQVGEKQIYRMLHKRSSSIVKWILIISILEILFWSVLNFFTSDEKYLKTLEMYHLKTAMSIISFFNYAVIACFIYLFYKNYKTINTTDSVKSLMKNIINTRQMVKYYVWYNLGMTFVLLILVFTFQFIYDPNIQKLVDQVTQNMNETTFYVIAFLFYAVVSFVFLFLIWLFYRLLYGILLKRLLSNYNELKKIDL; encoded by the coding sequence ATGGATGAATTAGAAATATTAAAGCGCGATTGGAAGAATAAAGAAAATTCTTTTAATCAAGTTGGCGAAAAGCAAATTTACAGAATGCTACACAAACGTTCTTCTTCCATTGTGAAGTGGATTTTAATTATTAGCATTTTGGAGATTTTATTTTGGAGTGTTTTAAACTTTTTTACATCAGATGAGAAATATTTAAAAACGCTCGAAATGTATCATTTAAAAACTGCAATGTCAATAATTAGTTTTTTTAATTATGCCGTGATTGCTTGTTTTATATATTTATTCTATAAAAATTACAAAACCATTAATACTACTGATAGTGTAAAGAGTTTAATGAAAAACATTATCAATACAAGACAAATGGTTAAATACTACGTTTGGTATAACTTAGGAATGACATTTGTGCTTTTAATTCTTGTTTTTACCTTCCAATTTATATACGATCCTAATATCCAAAAATTAGTAGACCAAGTCACTCAGAACATGAACGAAACTACTTTTTATGTAATTGCATTTTTGTTTTATGCAGTAGTAAGTTTTGTATTCTTATTCTTAATTTGGTTGTTTTATCGTTTACTCTACGGAATTTTATTAAAACGTTTATTAAGTAATTATAACGAATTAAAGAAAATAGATTTATAA
- a CDS encoding NAD(P)/FAD-dependent oxidoreductase: MNIPQCSFPRVVIIGGGFAGISLAKKLRNKKLQVVLLDKHNYHNFQPLMYQVATGGLEPDSIAYPIRKVVQEYEDFYFRLADVKEIDTKAKKVIADIGELKYDYLVIATGSKTNFFGNKEMERNAMAMKTIPQSLNIRSLILENFEQALLTNDINERHSLMNFVLVGGGPTGVELAGALAEMKKAILPKDYPDLDIRKMEINLIQSGDRILNTMSENASEKAEKFLIDLGVEVWKNVRVTGYDGKVVTTNSDLKFETATVIWTAGVQGALVAGLDGHALVERADRIKVNAYNQVEGYDTIFAIGDIALMSSEEYPQGHPMMAQPAMQQGRHLAENVLRLVNKKEMKPFTYNDKGSMATIGRNKAVVDLPKFQFSGVFAWFVWMFVHLFSLIGFKNKAVVFLNWVYNYIRFDREARLIIRPYKKKKIESFVSDEI, from the coding sequence ATGAACATACCTCAATGTAGTTTTCCACGTGTAGTAATTATAGGTGGAGGATTTGCCGGAATTTCGTTAGCCAAAAAACTTCGTAATAAAAAACTTCAAGTTGTTCTTTTAGACAAACACAATTATCACAATTTTCAACCTTTGATGTACCAAGTAGCAACTGGCGGTTTAGAACCCGATTCTATTGCGTATCCTATTCGAAAAGTGGTGCAAGAATATGAAGATTTTTATTTTCGTTTAGCTGATGTTAAGGAAATTGATACAAAGGCTAAAAAAGTTATAGCTGATATTGGCGAATTGAAATACGATTACTTAGTTATTGCAACCGGCTCCAAAACGAATTTCTTCGGCAATAAAGAAATGGAACGCAATGCAATGGCGATGAAAACGATTCCACAATCGTTGAACATTCGCAGTTTAATTCTTGAGAATTTTGAACAAGCATTATTAACGAATGATATTAATGAACGCCATAGTTTGATGAATTTCGTTTTAGTTGGCGGTGGACCAACAGGAGTTGAACTTGCTGGTGCTTTAGCCGAAATGAAAAAAGCCATTTTGCCCAAAGATTATCCCGATTTAGATATTCGTAAAATGGAAATCAACTTAATTCAAAGTGGTGATCGCATTTTGAATACGATGAGTGAAAATGCCTCTGAAAAAGCTGAAAAATTCTTGATTGATTTAGGTGTTGAAGTTTGGAAAAATGTTCGCGTAACGGGTTATGACGGAAAAGTAGTAACTACAAATTCTGATTTAAAATTTGAAACAGCGACTGTAATTTGGACGGCTGGCGTGCAAGGTGCATTAGTTGCAGGTTTAGATGGTCATGCTTTAGTTGAGCGTGCCGATAGAATTAAAGTAAATGCCTATAACCAAGTGGAAGGTTATGATACTATTTTCGCTATTGGAGATATTGCGTTAATGTCTTCTGAAGAATATCCTCAAGGACATCCAATGATGGCGCAACCGGCTATGCAACAAGGCCGACATTTAGCAGAAAACGTACTTCGCTTGGTGAACAAAAAAGAAATGAAACCTTTTACTTATAACGATAAAGGTTCAATGGCGACAATTGGGCGTAATAAAGCTGTTGTAGATTTACCAAAGTTTCAATTTAGCGGTGTGTTTGCGTGGTTTGTTTGGATGTTTGTGCATTTATTCTCCCTAATCGGATTTAAAAATAAAGCCGTTGTTTTCTTAAATTGGGTGTACAATTACATTCGTTTCGATAGAGAAGCACGATTAATAATTCGCCCGTATAAGAAAAAGAAAATAGAGAGTTTTGTTAGTGATGAGATATGA
- a CDS encoding nucleotidyltransferase family protein — translation MQLKKSQIAKIIDYFKTKPVLKAYLFGSYVTNSANENSDVDVLVELDYSQRIGFQFVQMKLDLEKLLGKPVDLVSTNAVSKYIKPHIESEKIEIYAK, via the coding sequence ATGCAATTGAAAAAATCTCAAATAGCTAAAATTATTGATTATTTTAAAACAAAACCTGTTTTGAAAGCATATTTATTTGGTTCTTATGTAACGAATTCGGCCAATGAAAATAGCGATGTTGATGTTTTAGTGGAGTTAGATTATTCGCAACGAATAGGTTTTCAATTTGTACAAATGAAATTAGATTTAGAAAAATTGTTAGGCAAACCAGTAGATTTGGTTTCTACAAATGCAGTTTCTAAATATATTAAACCTCATATTGAAAGCGAAAAAATAGAAATTTATGCAAAATAA
- a CDS encoding RNA polymerase sigma factor, with protein MKSSSEAEFVKQLQENQNIIHKICRLYTSDEDSHNDLFQEITIQLWKAYPNFRGDSKFTTWAYRVGLNTAITLYRKKKKTFDTIEFDSTYHKIKQEEYNFEEEEQLKLLYGAINELNDIEKALIFLYLEDKDYNEISETLGISEVNARVKMNRVKGKLKKILNP; from the coding sequence ATGAAATCATCTTCAGAAGCAGAATTTGTAAAGCAATTACAAGAAAATCAGAATATAATCCACAAGATTTGTCGGTTATATACTTCTGATGAAGATTCGCATAACGATTTGTTTCAGGAAATTACAATTCAACTTTGGAAAGCCTATCCTAACTTTAGAGGTGATTCTAAATTTACAACTTGGGCATATCGTGTTGGATTAAATACTGCCATTACACTTTATAGAAAAAAGAAAAAAACTTTTGACACTATCGAATTTGATAGTACCTATCATAAGATTAAACAGGAAGAATACAATTTTGAAGAAGAAGAACAATTAAAATTGTTATATGGCGCAATAAACGAGCTTAACGATATTGAAAAAGCACTTATTTTCTTGTACTTAGAAGATAAAGATTATAATGAAATATCTGAAACTTTAGGAATAAGTGAAGTTAATGCTCGTGTAAAAATGAATAGAGTAAAAGGAAAATTAAAAAAAATATTAAATCCGTAA
- a CDS encoding HepT-like ribonuclease domain-containing protein — protein MQNNFKDKVRLQHIFDAISEIENYNLSKNFDDFVEDSMLQNASIHLLEVIGEASNHLSIEITEKYNSVEWAQIIGLRNFLIHEYFGVDLNIVWNIIQYELPDFKNQIQLILEDLEKQK, from the coding sequence ATGCAAAATAATTTTAAAGACAAAGTTAGATTGCAACACATTTTTGATGCTATTTCTGAAATAGAGAACTATAATTTATCTAAAAATTTTGATGATTTTGTTGAAGATTCTATGCTTCAAAATGCGTCAATACATTTGTTAGAAGTTATTGGCGAAGCTTCAAATCATCTTTCAATAGAAATTACAGAAAAATACAATTCAGTTGAATGGGCACAAATTATTGGATTACGAAATTTCTTAATTCATGAATATTTTGGTGTCGATTTAAACATTGTTTGGAATATCATTCAATATGAATTACCCGATTTTAAAAATCAAATACAATTAATTTTAGAAGATTTAGAAAAACAAAAATAA